One region of Juglans microcarpa x Juglans regia isolate MS1-56 chromosome 7S, Jm3101_v1.0, whole genome shotgun sequence genomic DNA includes:
- the LOC121241040 gene encoding uncharacterized protein LOC121241040 isoform X1, with amino-acid sequence MIMKPVFARKSGSQSKFESGSVFAPGSESTRRSSRRLSESRGYTTRSYCKPMPSVGMRRTTRVFGVVKGLDGGARVLRSGRRLLPEPGEGKIRKGNDNEDWFKLINRPGNGGIGCKQSGWGGLKRVTAVDINDADDCKTEVPRCGNHALNVNQSMDKLFGMVYSRKRKITSTENCDFSSGDFDRMCRLQFCRRQWRKVDGSGELVVSLPRPMLAVVGGSCCFVVSFLCSVLTYMRKARLCLKKLSAFLCSEPIATVYASCGIQFLRDPSNCSGSGMCKFFGVKDFIPMFSVEFALVPLCFMYMHHRMLLRFKCWPFVLVNNSSAVDTNGDIIIDSEDEYEDRHLCIPLEKDLSVNITTGIDPSVCKNIVHEVNNMENRVLLHPSIRASKLSGRSAQYRNGLNSRSFQKRRSSLRQRRARNPAAIRVHKPHGVLVSDAINSRRNGIPLSSSVNTSKLRRSVRCSSVRQVEEASCTLLRSRQDVDPSCCSANILVILSDKCYRQEGANIKLEVSASREWHLVVKKDGLTRYTQKPEKIMRPCSCNRFTHAIMWNLDNGWKLEFPNRLDWFIFKDLYKECLDRNMLAPTVKNIPVPGVVEVLDYENSITIPFCRPDSYISIKDDEVSRAMARSTAIYEMDSEDEKWLKKFNNEYFTENEVHQHVSVDAFELMVDALEKAYYCHPTDFSDEKAAAYLCLGRSEVAEGMYNYWMKKRKQKGSVLVRVFQCGYFSIQSHQVKRAPVIPKPFLRRRRSLKRQPSQLRRGKPPSVFRAMVAERDALEENNATIKVKEANALANRSVEYAALKRKRTQFLMENADLATYKAMMALRIAEAARVAESPDATASYFLD; translated from the exons ATGATTATGAAACCGGTATTTGCTAGAAAGTCAGGATCGCAGTCCAAGTTCGAGTCCGGGTCGGTATTTGCTCCTGGGTCTGAGTCAACTCGGAGATCGTCTAGGAGACTCAGTGAGTCTAGAGGTTATACGACTCGTAGCTACTGTAAGCCAATGCCGTCGGTGGGGATGAGGCGGACGACAAGGGTGTTTGGGGTGGTGAAGGGCTTGGACGGCGGTGCCAGAGTACTTCGCTCGGGGCGGCGCCTTTTGCCAGAACCCGGGGAAGGCAAGATCAGAAAAGGCAACGACAATGAAGACTGGTTCAAACTGATTAATAGGCCCGGAAACGGCGGCATCGGGTGCAAGCAGAGCGGCTGGGGCGGTCTCAAAAGAGTGACTGCCGTCGACATCAACGACGCTGACGATTGCAAAACAGAGGTTCCAAGATGTGGTAACCACGCATTGAATGTTAACCAAAGCATGGATAAATTGTTTGGGATGGTTTATAGCCGAAAGAGGAAGATAACGAGTACCGAAAATTGTGATTTCTCCTCGGGTGATTTCGATAGAATGTGCAGGCTTCAATTTTGTCGTCGGCAATGGAGAAAGGTTGATGGTAGTGGGGAGTTGGTGGTGTCCCTGCCCCGCCCCATGCTTGCTGTTGTTGGTGGGAGCTGTTGCTTTGTAGTAAGTTTTTTGTGTTCCGTTTTGACTTACATGAGGAAAGCCAGGCTGTGCTTGAAAAAGCTCTCTGCATTCTTGTGCTCTGAGCCGATTGCCACTGTTTATGCCTCATGTGGAATTCAATTCTTGCGT GATCCTTCTAACTGCAGTGGATCTGGGATGTGCAAGTTTTTTGGGGTGAAGGACTTTATACCCATGTTCTCTGTGGAATTTGCCCTAGTTCCTCTATGTTTTATGTACATGCATCACAGGATGCTTCTGAGGTTTAAGTGTTGGCCATTTGTTCTTGTGAATAATTCAAGTGCTGTGGACACAAATGGTGACATAATAATCGACAGTGAAGATGAGTATGAAGATCGCCACTTATGCATTCCCTTGGAGAAAGATCTCTCTGTGAACATTACAACTGGGATAGATCCTTCTGTATGCAAAAACATTGTGCATGAAGTTAATAATATGGAGAACAGGGTTTTATTACATCCGTCTATCAGAGCTTCAAAATTATCTGGTCGATCTGCACAGTATAGGAATGGTTTAAATTCTCGTAGTTTCCAAAAGAGGAGGAGTTCACTGAGGCAGAGGAGAGCTAGAAATCCTGCAGCGATTCGTGTACACAAACCCCATGGAGTCTTAGTTTCTGATGCTATCAATAGTAGGAGAAATGGGATACCTCTCTCTTCTTCGGTGAATACTAGTAAGCTTAGGCGCTCAGTTCGGTGTAGCTCTGTGAGACAAGTTGAAGAAGCGAGTTGTACCTTATTGAGATCCAGGCAGGATGTAGATCCATCATGCTGCTCTGCAAACATATTGGTAATTTTGTCAGACAAGTGTTACCGGCAAGAAGGTGCCAATATCAAGTTGGAAGTCTCTGCCTCAAGGGAGTGGCATCTGGTAGTGAAGAAAGATGGATTAACAAGATATACGCAAAAGCCTGAAAAAATTATGAGGCCATGTTCTTGCAACCGATTTACTCATGCGATAATGTGGAATTTGGATAATGGTTGGAAGCTAGAGTTTCCCAATCGACTAGACTGGTTCATTTTCAAGGATCTTTACAAGGAATGTTTAGATCGAAATATGCTGGCTCCAACTGTTAAGAACATCCCAGTGCCAGGAGTTGTTGAAGTCTTAGACTATGAGAATAGCATTACCATTCCTTTTTGCAGACCTGATTCATATATCTCTATTAAAGATGATGAGGTGTCTAGAGCTATGGCGAGGAGTACTGCAATTTATGAGATGGACTCTGAGGATGAGAAGTGGCTGAAAAAATTCAATAATGAGTATTTTACAGAGAATGAGGTTCATCAGCATGTTTCTGTGGACGCTTTTGAGTTAATGGTAGATGCATTGGAGAAGGCTTATTATTGCCATCCTACTGATTTTTCAGATGAGAAGGCAGCTGCTTATCTTTGTCTGGGTAGGAGTGAAGTGGCAGAAGGCATGTATAATTACTGGATGAAGAAACGGAAGCAAAAAGGGTCAGTCCTTGTTAGGGTTTTTCAG TGTGGATATTTTTCCATACAGAGTCATCAAGTAAAGAGGGCTCCAGTGATCCCCAAGCCATTTTTACGGAGAAGGAGATCATTGAAACGACAGCCAAGCCAGCTTAGAAGGGGCAAACCACCAAGTGTCTTTCGAG CAATGGTAGCTGAACGAGATGCTTTGGAAGAAAATAATGCTACGATCAAAGTTAAAGAGGCTAATGCCTTGGCAAACAGATCCGTGGAATATGCTGCTCTCAAACGTAAAAGAACTCAATTTCTTATGGAGAATGCAGATTTAGCAACTTACAAAGCCATGATGGCACTTCGAATTGCTGAAGCAGCTCGAGTTGCTGAATCACCAGATGCTACTGCCAGTTATTTCCTTGACTGA
- the LOC121241040 gene encoding uncharacterized protein LOC121241040 isoform X2 translates to MIMKPVFARKSGSQSKFESGSVFAPGSESTRRSSRRLSESRGYTTRSYCKPMPSVGMRRTTRVFGVVKGLDGGARVLRSGRRLLPEPGEGKIRKGNDNEDWFKLINRPGNGGIGCKQSGWGGLKRVTAVDINDADDCKTEVPRCGNHALNVNQSMDKLFGMVYSRKRKITSTENCDFSSGDFDRMCRLQFCRRQWRKVDGSGELVVSLPRPMLAVVGGSCCFVVSFLCSVLTYMRKARLCLKKLSAFLCSEPIATVYASCGIQFLRDPSNCSGSGMCKFFGVKDFIPMFSVEFALVPLCFMYMHHRMLLRFKCWPFVLVNNSSAVDTNGDIIIDSEDEYEDRHLCIPLEKDLSVNITTGIDPSVCKNIVHEVNNMENRVLLHPSIRASKLSGRSAQYRNGLNSRSFQKRRSSLRQRRARNPAAIRVHKPHGVLVSDAINSRRNGIPLSSSVNTSKLRRSVRCSSVRQVEEASCTLLRSRQDVDPSCCSANILVILSDKCYRQEGANIKLEVSASREWHLVVKKDGLTRYTQKPEKIMRPCSCNRFTHAIMWNLDNGWKLEFPNRLDWFIFKDLYKECLDRNMLAPTVKNIPVPGVVEVLDYENSITIPFCRPDSYISIKDDEVSRAMARSTAIYEMDSEDEKWLKKFNNEYFTENEVHQHVSVDAFELMVDALEKAYYCHPTDFSDEKAAAYLCLGRSEVAEGMYNYWMKKRKQKGSVLVRVFQSHQVKRAPVIPKPFLRRRRSLKRQPSQLRRGKPPSVFRAMVAERDALEENNATIKVKEANALANRSVEYAALKRKRTQFLMENADLATYKAMMALRIAEAARVAESPDATASYFLD, encoded by the exons ATGATTATGAAACCGGTATTTGCTAGAAAGTCAGGATCGCAGTCCAAGTTCGAGTCCGGGTCGGTATTTGCTCCTGGGTCTGAGTCAACTCGGAGATCGTCTAGGAGACTCAGTGAGTCTAGAGGTTATACGACTCGTAGCTACTGTAAGCCAATGCCGTCGGTGGGGATGAGGCGGACGACAAGGGTGTTTGGGGTGGTGAAGGGCTTGGACGGCGGTGCCAGAGTACTTCGCTCGGGGCGGCGCCTTTTGCCAGAACCCGGGGAAGGCAAGATCAGAAAAGGCAACGACAATGAAGACTGGTTCAAACTGATTAATAGGCCCGGAAACGGCGGCATCGGGTGCAAGCAGAGCGGCTGGGGCGGTCTCAAAAGAGTGACTGCCGTCGACATCAACGACGCTGACGATTGCAAAACAGAGGTTCCAAGATGTGGTAACCACGCATTGAATGTTAACCAAAGCATGGATAAATTGTTTGGGATGGTTTATAGCCGAAAGAGGAAGATAACGAGTACCGAAAATTGTGATTTCTCCTCGGGTGATTTCGATAGAATGTGCAGGCTTCAATTTTGTCGTCGGCAATGGAGAAAGGTTGATGGTAGTGGGGAGTTGGTGGTGTCCCTGCCCCGCCCCATGCTTGCTGTTGTTGGTGGGAGCTGTTGCTTTGTAGTAAGTTTTTTGTGTTCCGTTTTGACTTACATGAGGAAAGCCAGGCTGTGCTTGAAAAAGCTCTCTGCATTCTTGTGCTCTGAGCCGATTGCCACTGTTTATGCCTCATGTGGAATTCAATTCTTGCGT GATCCTTCTAACTGCAGTGGATCTGGGATGTGCAAGTTTTTTGGGGTGAAGGACTTTATACCCATGTTCTCTGTGGAATTTGCCCTAGTTCCTCTATGTTTTATGTACATGCATCACAGGATGCTTCTGAGGTTTAAGTGTTGGCCATTTGTTCTTGTGAATAATTCAAGTGCTGTGGACACAAATGGTGACATAATAATCGACAGTGAAGATGAGTATGAAGATCGCCACTTATGCATTCCCTTGGAGAAAGATCTCTCTGTGAACATTACAACTGGGATAGATCCTTCTGTATGCAAAAACATTGTGCATGAAGTTAATAATATGGAGAACAGGGTTTTATTACATCCGTCTATCAGAGCTTCAAAATTATCTGGTCGATCTGCACAGTATAGGAATGGTTTAAATTCTCGTAGTTTCCAAAAGAGGAGGAGTTCACTGAGGCAGAGGAGAGCTAGAAATCCTGCAGCGATTCGTGTACACAAACCCCATGGAGTCTTAGTTTCTGATGCTATCAATAGTAGGAGAAATGGGATACCTCTCTCTTCTTCGGTGAATACTAGTAAGCTTAGGCGCTCAGTTCGGTGTAGCTCTGTGAGACAAGTTGAAGAAGCGAGTTGTACCTTATTGAGATCCAGGCAGGATGTAGATCCATCATGCTGCTCTGCAAACATATTGGTAATTTTGTCAGACAAGTGTTACCGGCAAGAAGGTGCCAATATCAAGTTGGAAGTCTCTGCCTCAAGGGAGTGGCATCTGGTAGTGAAGAAAGATGGATTAACAAGATATACGCAAAAGCCTGAAAAAATTATGAGGCCATGTTCTTGCAACCGATTTACTCATGCGATAATGTGGAATTTGGATAATGGTTGGAAGCTAGAGTTTCCCAATCGACTAGACTGGTTCATTTTCAAGGATCTTTACAAGGAATGTTTAGATCGAAATATGCTGGCTCCAACTGTTAAGAACATCCCAGTGCCAGGAGTTGTTGAAGTCTTAGACTATGAGAATAGCATTACCATTCCTTTTTGCAGACCTGATTCATATATCTCTATTAAAGATGATGAGGTGTCTAGAGCTATGGCGAGGAGTACTGCAATTTATGAGATGGACTCTGAGGATGAGAAGTGGCTGAAAAAATTCAATAATGAGTATTTTACAGAGAATGAGGTTCATCAGCATGTTTCTGTGGACGCTTTTGAGTTAATGGTAGATGCATTGGAGAAGGCTTATTATTGCCATCCTACTGATTTTTCAGATGAGAAGGCAGCTGCTTATCTTTGTCTGGGTAGGAGTGAAGTGGCAGAAGGCATGTATAATTACTGGATGAAGAAACGGAAGCAAAAAGGGTCAGTCCTTGTTAGGGTTTTTCAG AGTCATCAAGTAAAGAGGGCTCCAGTGATCCCCAAGCCATTTTTACGGAGAAGGAGATCATTGAAACGACAGCCAAGCCAGCTTAGAAGGGGCAAACCACCAAGTGTCTTTCGAG CAATGGTAGCTGAACGAGATGCTTTGGAAGAAAATAATGCTACGATCAAAGTTAAAGAGGCTAATGCCTTGGCAAACAGATCCGTGGAATATGCTGCTCTCAAACGTAAAAGAACTCAATTTCTTATGGAGAATGCAGATTTAGCAACTTACAAAGCCATGATGGCACTTCGAATTGCTGAAGCAGCTCGAGTTGCTGAATCACCAGATGCTACTGCCAGTTATTTCCTTGACTGA